The following are encoded together in the Lathyrus oleraceus cultivar Zhongwan6 chromosome 3, CAAS_Psat_ZW6_1.0, whole genome shotgun sequence genome:
- the LOC127130586 gene encoding uncharacterized protein LOC127130586 — MVEEGDATPKIARYSCAFCEKSYETRQALGGHQRGHKHERNAIRGIKPRSIPRHPRGKMSFITGTCKVDMENINSWKIPKRDEVKETDHDQNGAKSEFKFVLLPMTNAQINGFGSHQIPRTEIDFGLVSKRRANNDSHDDGKDTNFHLVD, encoded by the coding sequence ATGGTTGAAGAGGGTGATGCAACTCCGAAAATCGCCCGTTACTCGTGTGCTTTTTGTGAAAAATCATACGAAACTCGTCAAGCACTAGGAGGACACCAACGTGGTCACAAACACGAACGAAATGCCATACGAGGGATTAAACCTAGGTCAATCCCTCGTCATCCAAGGGGAAAAATGAGTTTTATCACAGGAACTTGTAAGGTAGATATGGAAAATATCAATTCATGGAAAATACCAAAGAGAGATGAAGTAAAAGAGACTGACCATGATCAAAATGGTGCAAAATCTGAATTTAAATTTGTTTTGCTTCCCATGACAAATGCTCAAATCAATGGATTTGGGAGTCATCAAATTCCTAGGACCGAAATTGACTTTGGTCTAGTTTCAAAGAGGCGTGCTAATAATGATTCTCATGATGATGGCAAGGACACTAATTTCCATTTAGTTGATTAG